The following coding sequences lie in one Panicum virgatum strain AP13 chromosome 6N, P.virgatum_v5, whole genome shotgun sequence genomic window:
- the LOC120678178 gene encoding ethylene-responsive transcription factor ERF018-like, translating into MDDDGAGASRSDGDGSPQPPAERRYKGVRLRKWGRWVSEIRMPNSRERIWLGSYESAEKAARAFDAAAVCLRGSRAGSLNFPESPPNVRHIPGALLTPEQIQAEAVRHAKQPASPVASLASTAVSPSQQAAPAGGASMDRTALSLPSTYGSGAALAGSDDALDWSFMDTLPSMPASSAATTAVHHIVPALDDYFMYGSPHPVMMPSGEESQDMIDDEDDRTFISDDLWRF; encoded by the coding sequence ATGGATGATGATGGCGCCGGAGCGAGCcgcagcgacggcgacggctcgccgcagccgccggcggAGCGGCGTTACAAGGGCGTGCGCCTGCGGAAATGGGGCCGATGGGTGTCGGAGATCCGGATGCCCAACAGCCGCGAGAGGATCTGGCTGGGCTCCTACGAGTCCGCCGAGAAGGCGGCGCGGGCGTTCGACGCGGCCGCCGTCTGCCTCCGGGGCTCCCGCGCTGGGTCGCTCAACTTCCCGGAGTCCCCGCCCAACGTCCGGCACATCCCTGGCGCGCTGCTGACGCCTGAGCAGATTCAGGCCGAAGCCGTCAGGCACGCCAAACAGCCGGCTAGTCCGGTTGCATCGTTGGCGAGCACCGCCGTGTCGCCGTCGCAGCAAGCTGCCCCCGCGGGAGGAGCAAGCATGGACAGGACGGCCTTGTCGCTGCCATCCACTTACGGTAGTGgggccgccctcgccggcagTGACGACGCGCTTGATTGGTCTTTCATGGATACATTGCCATCAATGCCGGCGTCGTCGGCGGCAACTACGGCGGTCCATCATATTGTTCCGGCATTGGATGACTATTTCATGTACGGTTCCCCACACCCAGTGATGATGCCGAGTGGAGAGGAATCACAGGATATGATCGACGACGAAGATGATCGTACATTCATCTCAGATGACCTTTGGCGATTCTGA